From the Colletotrichum lupini chromosome 10, complete sequence genome, one window contains:
- a CDS encoding OPT oligopeptide transporter codes for MSQRRASGHKSKPKAPFPPDPDADTVALALEPLPLLTPADGPTNDSTAAAEADVANPSTTSSSVQTAASDPYNTARHPRSRPSTLRSRPSTLSHASSAGEHGDDTIEPIPQSPVPHLDDGTMPSKPSLLHSSRDDAPSYGAVSQDPSRNVSPTGSDSRTGNAHPMRYVSDTTRSASSRFSTASRRESSRLSEELDAAALTTGLEGRFGVTQAPVTTNMLEDAKSDAAEDEVDYDDYTGSEPDEDPADNSPHEVVRASVPPTDNITLSINTPRMWTLSFLFSVLGSSTNLFFSLRYPSVAITPVIALLLVHPLGLMWDYLLKYHSDPAEEFLDGVLQTDAVNRPPAKRSVTRFRRWLAQGRWNEKEHTCVYVSSNVSFGFAFATDVIVEQSRFYHQEATITYQILLILSTQILGYAFAGLTRRFLVRPSGMIWPGTLMSAAMFGTLHKEENRIADGWRISRWKFFYLVWFGGFVFYFLPGLLMPCLSYFNVITWFAPKNVVVANLFGTVSGLGLFPLTFDWAQVTYIGSPLLVPFWAAMNVIGGLVIVMWLIAPIAYYANVFYSSYMPILSSAVFDNKGKVYDVSKILTSEFLFDRDAYSKYSRVFLPITYVLSYGVQFAALAALLTHTVCWHGKDMWNTWKTAMAEARNEGQAVYQPVSGSSEHIRPQRSFSSHGGLSRSSSNLEGMMFREDVHCRLMKRYKDAPLSWYLATFVSMLAVGIFVVEYYPIHLPWYGLLMSLGICAIFFIPNGIIMAVTNQHSSIYLICQLICGAVFPGRPIANMVFVTYGYISSAQGIKFASDLKLGHYMKIPPRIMFSVQMVATIVSSLTQIGVLNWMFANVKGICTPEAVNGFTCPIARVHFNGSILWGVVGPGEFFGPNATYRGLVWCFLIGAIAPIPLWLYARKNRHSILRKINLPVVFGSMAWIPPATGLNFSVWAVVCYVFNYLVKRRKSAWWAKYTMTMSAALDSSLAFGIVVVFFGFVYPGHMKGFKWWGTEVYKQGCDWQACSYNTVPEGGHFGPDKW; via the exons ATGAGCCAAAGAAGGGCATCCGGCCACAAAAGCAAGCCAAAGGCACCTTTCCCTCCCGACCCCGACGCCGATACGGTTGCTTTGGCTCTAGAACCTCTGCCTCTTCTTACACCTGCAGACGGTCCCACGAACGACAGCACTGCCGCTGCTGAAGCTGATGTTGCGAATCCTTCGACTACCTCGTCATCCGTACAAACCGCCGCCTCTGACCCATATAACACGGCACGCCACCCTCGATCTCGCCCTTCCACTTTGCGAAGCCGACCCTCTACCCTTTCCCACGCTTCCAGCGCCGGCGAACATGGTGACGATACGATCGAACCGATCCCTCAGTCTCCCGTCCCGCATCTAGACGACGGCACAATGCCTTCGAAACCTTCTCTCTTGCACTCTTCGCGCGACGACGCCCCTTCATACGGCGCCGTATCCCAAGATCCCAGCCGCAATGTATCACCTACCGGGAGTGATTCAAGGACGGGAAACGCACATCCAATGCGATATGTATCCGACACCACCAGGTCAGCTTCCTCGAGGTTCTCCACTGCCTCGAGAAGGGAGAGCTCTCGTCTGTCCGAGGAGTTGGATGCTGCCGCCCTTACAACCGGGCTGGAGGGGCGCTTTGGTGTAACCCAAGCTCCGGTGACGACAAACATGCTCGAGGATGCAAAATCAGACGCGGCCGAGGACGAGGTGGACTACGATGACTACACAGGCAGCGAACCCGACGAGGATCCGGCTGATAATTCGCCTCACGAAGTCGTCCGCGCCTCGGTGCCACCAACGGATAATATCACTCTGTCCATCAACACTCCGAGAATGTGGACGCTGTCGTTTTTGTTTTCAGTGCTTGGTTCCTCTACCAACTTGTTCTTCTCGCTACGATACCCCAGTGTTGCTATTACGCCCGTCATTGCCTTGTTGCTTGTCCACCCACTTGGTCTCATGTGGGACTACCTCCTCAAATATCACAGCGATCCTGCGGAGGAATTTCTGGATGGTGTTCTCCAGACTGATGCCGTGAACCGGCCGCCAGCGAAACGATCCGTGACCCGATTTCGCAGATGGCTTGCGCAAGGTCGGTGGAACGAAAAGGAGCATACTTGCGTCTACGTGAGCAGCAACGTCTCGTTCGGCTTCGCTTTTGCTACCGACGTCATTGTCGAGCAGTCTAGGTTTTACCACCAGGAAGCCACAATCACCTATCAAATTCTCCTGATCCTGTCGACTCAAATCCTCGGCTACGCTTTTGCCGGCCTTACGCGTCGATTTCTGGTTCGACCCAGCGGTATGATTTGGCCCGGAACCTTGATGTCTGCGGCCATGTTCGGGACTCTCCACAAGGAAGAGAACAGGATCGCGGACGGCTGGAGGATCTCGAGGTGGAAGTTTTTCTACCTCGTTTGGTTCGGCGGTTTCGTCTTTTACTTCCTTCCCGGCCTCCTGATGCCTTGTCTCAGCTACTTCAACGTCATTACGTGGTTTGCGCCGAAAAACGTGGTGGTTGCCAACCTATTTGGCACTGTTTCTGGCCTGGGACTGTTCCCCCTGACCTTCGACTGGGCTCAGGTCACGTATATTGGATCTCCCCTTTTGGTCCCTTTCTGGGCTGCGATGAACGTCATTGGCGGTCTCGTCATCGTCATGTGGCTCATTGCGCCTATCGCCTACTACGCCAATGTGTTCTACTCATCGTATATGCCAATTTTGTCTTCTGCGGTATTCGACAACAAGGGCAAGGTCTACGATGTGAGCAAGATCCTGACATCCGAGTTCCTCTTCGACAGAGATGCATACAGCAAGTACAGTCGAGTGTTCCTGCCCATCACCTATGTGCTCAGCTATGGTGTTCAGTTCGCTGCCCTGGCGGCGCTGCTGACGCACACGGTTTGCTGGCATGGCAAGGATATGTGGAATACGTGGAAAACGGCCATGGCGGAAGCTCGCAATGAAGGCCAGGCGGTTTACCAGCCTGTCTCGGGCAGCTCTGAGCACATCAGACCCCAGCGATCATTCAGCAGTCACGGAGGTCTCTCAAGATCTTCATCCAACCTCGAGGGCATGATGTTCCGAGAAGATGTTCACTGCCGGCTGATGAAGCGGTACAAGGATGCTCCCCTTTCCTGGTATCTAGCAACGTTCGTCTCGATGCTGGCAGTGGGCATTTTTGTCGTCGAATA TTACCCCATCCACCTCCCGTGGTACGGCTTGCTCATGTCACTGGGGATCTGCGCCATATTCTTCATTCCTAATGGCATCATCATGGCAGTGACCAATCAGCACAGCAGCATCTACCTCATCTGCCAGCTCATCTGCGGCGCCGTGTTCCCTGGCCGCCCAATCGCAAACATGGTGTTTGTCACCTATGGCTACATCTCGTCAGCTCAAGGCATCAAGTTTGCCTCTGATCTCAAGCTCGGCCATTATATGAAGATTCCGCCCCGCATTATGTTTTCGGTGCAAATGGTGGCCACGATCGTGTCGTCCCTGACCCAGATTGGCGTTCTCAATTGGATGTTTGCCAATGTCAAGGGTATTTGTACGCCAGAGGCTGTTAATGGCTTCACATGCCCGATCGCGCGTGTGCACTTCAATGGCTCCATTCTCTGGGGTGTGGTTGGACCGGGCGAGTTCTTCGGACCGAACGCAACGTACCGCGGACTTGTGTGGTGCTTCCTGATTGGAGCCATCGCGCCGATTCCCCTGTGGCTCTACGCGCGCAAAAACAGGCACAGCATTCTCCGAAAGATCAATCTACCGGTCGTCTTCGGGTCCATGGCGTGGATCCCACCAGCGACGGGGCTCAACTTCTCGGTATGGGCGGTGGTATGCTATGTGTTCAACTACCTGGTCAAGAGGAGAAAGAGCGCGTGGTGGGCAAAGTACACTATGACTATGAGCGCGGCGTTGGACTCGAGTCTGGCGTTCGGCATCGTCGTGGTGTTCTTTGGCTTCGTCTACCCCGGGCACATGAAGGGCTTCAAATGGTGGGGTACAGAAGTGTACAAGCAGGGCTGCGACTGGCAAGCGTGCTCGTATAACACAGTGCCTGAGGGAGGGCATTTCGGCCCCGACAAGTGGTGA
- a CDS encoding acetyltransferase → MAPTQASHLPTTLRSPTHPLLLRTLEESDFAAVSAVLSDPENTKYDPHASAISPEVAKIVIARMRESASVPSVVDEASGKVVSGPGRVNLVIVHVGDGSGDTESSGGKEERGEEGTVIGFGGYGGINEQEEDGRRIRVGDVGVMINPGYRGRGFAAEAVRLAVEWGFRRVAEGGLQLERVSATMSERNVPMRGLVEKRFGWAGVVKPGKGEGDGEVFFEVTGETWRR, encoded by the coding sequence ATGGCGCCGACACAAGCATCCCACCTCCCCACGACCCTCCGCTCGCCGACCCACCCGCTCCTCCTCCGCACCCTGGAGGAATCGGATTTCGCCGCCGTCTCGGCCGTGCTCTCGGACCCGGAAAATACAAAGTACGACCCGCACGCCTCGGCTATCTCCCCCGAGGTGGCCAAGATTGTGATTGCGAGGATGAGGGAGAGCGCTTCCGTGCCGAGCGTCGTCGACGAGGCGAGCGGCAAGGTCGTGAGCGGGCCGGGGAGGGTGAATTTAGTCATCGTTCATGTTGGTGATGGTAGCGGGGACACGGAATCGTCGGGGGGAAAGGAGGAGCGGGGGGAGGAGGGAACGGTCATCGGGTTCGGTGGGTACGGCGGCATCAACGAGCAGGAAGAGGACGGGCGGAGGATCAGAGTCGGCGACGTGGGCGTCATGATTAATCCGGGGTATCGGGGCCGGGGGTTCGCGGCCGAGGCGGTGCGGTTGGCCGTCGAGTGGGGGTTTAGGAGGGTCGCCGAGGGCGGGCTGCAGCTCGAGAGGGTGAGCGCTACGATGAGCGAGAGGAATGTGCCGATGAGGGGGTTGGTTGAGAAGAGGTTTGGGTGGGCGGGGGTTGTGAAGCCTgggaagggggagggggatggGGAGGTGTTTTTCGAGGTTACGGGGGAGACGTGGAGGAGGTGA
- a CDS encoding APSES transcription factor Xbp1, with product MLRGRFQDTATKKSAPRASKLKKKPRAPYWSAGSVAELAVSPRKATISNPLVLENFASHHLRDIFHRQTAGKMLSVSSLLNPSPPGPLPAPRFLPSPAMSSPGTCYSDRAPSPYLDRPVVPKLKMSKDPSPVSKYKPRGVIKYYPFENLDDISRREVHRFRVSPFGRIQESCAHIPYNSGKKDFFEKTGRESFEVFKYEFKVPGEDNDFTVMWDYNVGLVRMTPFFKCCKYSKTVPAKMLSLNPGLKDITHSITGGAIAAQGYWMPYECAKAVCATFCYNIAGALIPIFGPSFPSMCVPPGSPEYQRMVIDHRIVEDAIKDADRSRKVHHRALPPMTLGHMPNIERRPMRPLRDDRRLRLNTTRLMSPYSDNDGEGGTRSCPDSASSNGSDGVGYSYGYHQTPARHSQPPTSGWVAANRPEPYRLADEIYRTAHTPHPYLSAVPRFTPLNNRHTPAPRPPWSQKRPVNHDDGDGGCDSSVGESIHVSSPTLSVQFDTRRKEEESDAEIAEQNAALGLMTLKTASRKESGYQSDLDSSDLHRSKRRRATSA from the exons ATGCTGAGAGGTCGATTCCAAGACACCGCAACAAAGAAATCTGCACCGAGAGCGTCGAAACTCAAGAAGAAGCCCCGAGCCCCGTACTGGAGTGCAGGATCCGTTGCAGAATTGGCCGTGTCTCCAAGAAAAGCGACAATCTCGAACCCCCTTGTCCTGGAAAACTTTGCCAGC CACCACCTTCGAGACATCTTCCACCGACAAACAGCCGGCAAGATGCTTTCCGTATCTTCTCTTCTTAACCCGTCGCCTCCAGGGCCGCTTCCTGCCCCTCGGTTCCTCCCAAGTCCTGCAATGTCCTCGCCGGGAACCTGCTACTCAGACAGAGCTCCGTCACCATATCTTGACCGACCCGTCGTTCCAAAGCTCAAGATGTCCAAGGATCCGTCTCCAGTATCCAAGTACAAGCCTCGTGGAGTCATCAAATACTACCCCTTTGAGAATTTGGACGACATATCCCGCCGCGAGGTCCATCGCTTTCGTGTCTCGCCATTTGGACGTATCCAGGAGTCATGTGCCCATATTCCATACAACAGCGGGAAGAAGGACTTCTTCGAGAAGACGGGGCGTGAAAGCTTTGAAG TTTTCAAGTATGAGTTCAAAGTGCCAGGAGAAGACAACGACTTCACTGTCATGTGGGACTACAACGTCGGTCTCGTCCGCATGACTCCCTTTTTCAAGTGTTGCAAGTATTCCAAG ACTGTTCCGGCAAAGATGTTGAGCCTGAACCCTGGACTCAAGGATATCACGCACAGCATCACGGGAGGCGCAATAGCAGCTCAAG GGTACTGGATGCCGTACGAATGTGCCAAGGCAGTATGTGCCACGTTCTGCTACAATATCGCCGGAGCCCTTATCCCCATCTTTGGCCCTTCATTTCCGTCCATGTGCGTCCCGCCAGGCTCGCCAGAGTACCAACGCATGGTGATAGACCACCGTATCGTTGAAGACGCCATCAAGGATGCCGACAGGTCACGAAAAGTACATCACCGCGCTCTCCCGCCTATGACCCTCGGTCACATGCCCAACATTGAACGGCGCCCCATGCGACCCCTTCGCGACGACAGAAGACTCCGACTTAACACGACTCGTCTGATGAGCCCGTACAGCGATAACGACGGAGAGGGCGGCACTCGCTCGTGCCCAGACTCGGCGTCCAGCAACGGCTCAGACGGCGTCGGCTACAGCTACGGATATCACCAGACCCCGGCACGGCACTCGCAGCCACCCACTTCCGGATGGGTGGCTGCGAATCGTCCAGAGCCGTACCGCTTGGCCGACGAGATCTACCGCACAGCCCATACACCTCATCCGTACCTCAGCGCCGTCCCCCGCTTCACGCCCCTGAACAATAGGCACACGCCGGCCCCTCGTCCGCCGTGGTCACAAAAGCGTCCCGTCAATCACGACGACGGCGATGGCGGCTGTGACAGCAGCGTTGGCGAGAGTATCCACGTCAGCAGCCCCACGCTGAGCGTTCAGTTCGACACGCGGCGGAAAGAAGAAGAGTCGGACGCCGAGATTGCCGAGCAGAATGCTGCTCTGGGCCTCATGACGCTCAAGACGGCGTCTCGTAAGGAGTCTGGCTACCAGAGCGACTTGGACAGCTCTGACTTGCACCGCAGCAAGCGGCGGCGGGCTACGTCCGCTTGA
- a CDS encoding major facilitator superfamily transporter, translating into MALTMQKSPRNPDDFPTIQLFLLAIVRLAEPIALTSIFPYAWALVKRFEIGNAEDASFYAGLLISSFSLAEALMGMYWGGLSDRIGRKPVLLLGCVGTMFSMVMVGFASNIWIALAGRAIGGLLNGNIGVIQTMVGELVTKPEHEPRAFSVMPFVWSIGTIIGPFIGGTFADPHDAFPSIFPVDGMFYRYPYLLPNLVCAGLLLVSIILGYFLLEETHPDMQPRVFMPDDTYASEETPLLETSDAMKRPAVDLRDDNYGTVRGRSAQTPAKKVDQSYNIYTKPIMSLILALCIFTYHSMTYDHLLPIFFEDDRATSPITVLTDASSPFYTPGGLGLSLRAVGMIMAVNGVIALFVQAVIFPFAAEKFGVYRLFIIVTVLHPIAYVMVPSLLFLPESLVYAGIYFCLAVRNVLSIILYPLLLILIKEVTPTPKALGKVNGLAASAAAGFRMIAPPVAGWLYTFGSKVDCTALAWYGSAVVAVIGAIQCFSVKRERNLDVSEEDAQPCLQKKESRVSIREVFSDEE; encoded by the exons ATGGCCCTAACCATGCAGAAAAGCCCTCGCAACCCAGACGACTTTCCCACCATTCAGCTCTTCCTCCTTG CGATTGTTCGTCTCGCCGAGCCCATCGCACTCACCTCCATCTTCCCCTACGCCTGGGCCCTCGTCAAGAGATTCGAAATCGGCAACGCTGAAGATGCATCCTTCTACGCCGGCCTCCTCATCTCTTCCTTCTCCCTCGCGGAGGCCCTGATGGGCATGTACTGGGGCGGTCTCTCTGACCGTATCGGAAGAAAACCCGTACTTCTCCTGGGATGCGTCGGCACCATGTTCAGCATGGTCATGGTCGGCTTCGCCTCCAACATCTGGATTGCTCTGGCTGGCAGAGCTATCGGCGGTCTTCTTAACGGCAATATCGGCGTCATCCAGACCATGGTTGGTGAATTGGTCACCAAGCCTGAGCACGAGC CCCGCGCTTTCTCTGTTATGCCCTTCGTGTGGTCCATTGGCACAATCATCGGTCCCTTTATTGGCGGTACCTTTGCCGACCCCCACGACGCCTTTCCCAGCATCTTCCCCGTCGACGGCATGTTCTACCGCTACCCGTACCTTCTGCCCAACCTCGTCTGCGCCGGTCTCCTGCTCGTCAGCATCATCCTGGGTTACTTCCTCCTCGAAGAGACTCACCCCGACATGCAGCCTCGCGTCTTCATGCCTGACGACACATACGCTTCCGAGGAGACTCCTCTGCTGGAGACTTCGGATGCCATGAAGAGACCTGCCGTTGACCTGAGAGATGACAACTACGGAACCGTCCGCGGCCGCAGCGCGCAGACCCCCGCGAAGAAGGTCGACCAGTCCTACAACATCTACACCAAGCCCATCATGTCGCTGATTCTCGCGCTGTGCATCTTCACCTACCACTCAATGACCTACGACCATCTCTTGCCCATCTTCTTTGAAGACGACCGCGCCACTTCCCCGATCACCGTTCTTACCGACGCTTCGAGCCCCTTCTACACCCCTGGCGGCTTGGGTCTCTCGCTCCGCGCAGTGGGCATGATCATGGCAGTAAACGGTGTCATCGCGCTCTTCGTACAGGCAGTCATCTTTCCATTCGCCGCCGAGAAGTTTGGTGTCTACCGACTTTTCATCATCGTCACCGTCCTGCACCCGATCGCCTACGTCATGGTCCCGAGCCTGCTGTTCCTTCCCGAGTCGCTTGTGTACGCCGGCATCTACTTCTGCTTGGCTGTCCGCAACGTCCTTTCCATCATCTTGTACCCTCTGCTCCTCATCTTGATCAAGGAGGTCACTCCCACTCCCAAGGCCCTGGGCAAGGTCAATGGTCTCGCCGCTAGCGCCGCCGCTGGCTTCCGCATGATCGCCCCGCCCGTTGCTGGATGGTTGTACACTTTCGGAAGTAAGGTCGATTGCACGGCTTTGGCATGGTATGGCAGTGCTGTCGTTGCAGTAATTGGTGCTATCCAGTGCTTCTCCGTGAAGCGTGAGCGCAACTTGGATGTGAGCGAGGAGGACGCCCAGCCTTGCTTGCAGAAGAAGGAGTCCCGAGTCAGCATCAGGGAGGTATTCTCGGACGAGGAATGA